In a genomic window of Peptoclostridium acidaminophilum DSM 3953:
- the ltrA gene encoding group II intron reverse transcriptase/maturase gives MKAEYREGCLQRDSVEREEYAGAQSASARESKERDGAIDLLERILERDNLNRAYKQVKRNHGAPGIDGMTVEDAFLWIRENRDELLQSIRDGSYKPSPVRRKEIPKSDGGVRKLGIPTVIDRVIQQAIAQKLQAIFEPIFSEGSYGYRPKRSAHQAILKVKNYAEQGYGYAVEIDLSKYFDTLNHELLLNLLRKKFQDNRVIELIKKYLKSGVMENGVFCRTEEGSPQGGPLSPLLANIYLNEFDKEMEGRGVKIVRYADDIVVLAKSKRAAVRLMKTCSRYLEDRLKLRVNVQKSKVVSVLARKHFKFLGFCLGKNGKGIYIRAHRESLAKAKRKLKELTRRNQGRNVRMVMENVKRYIRGWLGYYNVADIKRTLLKWNEWMRRRIRMYIWKQWKKPRTRVKNLTKLGIPEWQAYQWGNTRLGYWRIAGSAVLSRSITNEKLVQAGYYDFPAQYEQLRKMHLSG, from the coding sequence TTGAAAGCAGAATACCGAGAGGGCTGCCTGCAAAGGGATAGCGTGGAACGTGAAGAGTATGCAGGAGCGCAGAGCGCCAGCGCTCGGGAGAGCAAAGAAAGAGATGGTGCAATCGACCTGCTCGAGAGGATACTGGAACGGGATAACCTCAACAGAGCCTACAAGCAGGTCAAGCGTAACCACGGAGCGCCCGGAATCGATGGAATGACTGTCGAGGATGCGTTTTTGTGGATAAGGGAAAATAGGGATGAACTTCTGCAAAGCATCAGGGATGGAAGCTACAAGCCGAGTCCAGTGCGACGCAAGGAAATTCCCAAATCCGATGGTGGGGTGCGAAAACTGGGGATTCCCACGGTAATAGACCGAGTCATCCAGCAGGCCATAGCGCAGAAGTTACAAGCCATCTTTGAACCAATATTTTCAGAAGGAAGCTATGGCTACCGTCCGAAAAGAAGCGCACATCAAGCAATTCTAAAAGTGAAAAATTATGCAGAGCAGGGATACGGATACGCAGTAGAAATAGACCTGTCCAAGTACTTCGACACCCTGAATCACGAATTGCTACTTAACCTTCTGCGAAAGAAATTCCAAGACAACCGCGTGATAGAACTCATCAAGAAATATCTAAAGAGTGGAGTCATGGAAAACGGAGTATTCTGCAGAACTGAGGAAGGCTCGCCGCAAGGCGGGCCGCTTTCGCCTCTACTGGCCAACATCTACCTGAATGAATTCGACAAGGAGATGGAAGGCCGAGGGGTAAAGATAGTCAGGTACGCGGATGACATTGTGGTGCTTGCGAAAAGCAAAAGAGCCGCAGTACGTCTAATGAAAACCTGTAGCAGATATCTTGAGGACAGACTCAAACTCAGAGTGAACGTCCAAAAGAGCAAGGTGGTAAGCGTGCTGGCTAGAAAGCACTTCAAATTCCTTGGATTTTGCCTCGGGAAGAATGGAAAGGGAATATACATACGAGCCCACCGGGAATCCCTTGCAAAGGCGAAACGAAAGTTGAAGGAACTGACCCGCAGGAATCAGGGAAGGAATGTGCGCATGGTCATGGAGAACGTCAAAAGATACATCCGTGGATGGCTTGGATACTATAATGTGGCTGACATCAAACGAACTTTGCTCAAATGGAACGAGTGGATGCGCCGAAGGATTCGCATGTATATCTGGAAGCAATGGAAGAAACCAAGAACGAGGGTGAAGAACCTGACGAAACTGGGCATTCCAGAGTGGCAGGCATACCAATGGGGCAACACGCGGCTGGGATACTGGCGTATAGCAGGTAGCGCGGTTTTATCCCGCTCCATCACAAATGAAAAGCTCGTACAGGCCGGATACTATGACTTTCCGGCGCAGTACGAGCAATTACGCAAAATGCACTTAAGCGGTTGA
- the istB gene encoding IS21-like element helper ATPase IstB produces the protein MGEINVKAQSISLYCKQLKLPTFCDYENMIRQMDTNMSYEDFLLALLRVENDQRQENNRKRRIKAAKYPYLKTLDEFDTSRLKHVKEPFIFELSECDYIDKHQNIVMIGNPGTGKTHLAISLGLKACTLGYSVKFYNAASLATELVEASEYKRLAKLEKQLSKVDLLILDELSYLSFNRHQSDLLFKVISDRSEKGSIIITTNLEFSRWTELFDNPIMVAALVDRITFRSYVLNMNGDSYRKDSNSK, from the coding sequence ATGGGTGAAATAAACGTGAAGGCACAGTCTATTTCTCTTTACTGCAAGCAGCTCAAGCTCCCTACCTTTTGTGATTATGAAAATATGATCCGTCAGATGGACACCAATATGAGCTATGAGGATTTCCTCCTTGCGCTACTAAGAGTTGAGAACGACCAGCGTCAGGAAAATAATCGCAAAAGGCGGATCAAAGCTGCAAAGTATCCATATTTGAAGACTCTTGATGAATTTGATACAAGCCGGCTTAAACATGTAAAAGAACCTTTTATTTTTGAGTTGTCTGAGTGCGACTACATAGACAAACATCAAAACATTGTAATGATAGGGAATCCCGGAACAGGCAAGACGCATCTTGCAATAAGCCTTGGCTTGAAAGCCTGCACCCTCGGATATTCCGTCAAGTTTTATAACGCCGCATCACTTGCAACTGAATTGGTCGAGGCCAGCGAGTACAAAAGGCTGGCAAAGCTTGAAAAACAGCTGTCTAAAGTTGATCTGCTAATACTAGATGAACTCTCATACCTAAGCTTTAACAGGCATCAGTCAGATCTGCTTTTCAAGGTAATCTCTGATCGATCCGAAAAAGGCAGCATCATAATAACCACAAATCTTGAATTCTCAAGATGGACAGAGCTTTTCGATAATCCAATAATGGTCGCAGCCCTAGTTGACAGAATAACATTCCGCTCCTATGTATTAAACATGAATGGCGATTCTTATCGAAAGGACAGCAACAGCAAATAA
- a CDS encoding DUF2800 domain-containing protein codes for MNVKHALLSASSAHRWISCPPSALLSKKFEDVSSSFAQEGTDAHALAQYKIEKLLGISTKDPTESLSFYDEEMKSHAEDYAYFVLEQVEKAKETCADPQVLIEQKLDFSRYVPEGYGHVDCLIIADGTLTVIDYKYGLGIKVSSERNPQMFCYALGGLALFDGIYDIENVNLVIYQPRRENISEYSISKSELIQWAEEVLSPTAQLAIKGDGEYKAGEHCQFCKAKATCRKRAEYNLELAKYDFELPATLDNEEISSILTKVDQLVSWASDVKEYALKEALNGTKFEGFKLVAGRSNRKYTDESAVVDVVIAAGKDPYEKKLLGITAMTALLGKKTFEEILGGLTFKPSGKPVLVTADDKRPEFNSAYEDFNEN; via the coding sequence ATGAATGTAAAACATGCGCTACTTTCTGCCTCATCTGCACACAGGTGGATTTCTTGTCCGCCATCAGCCTTACTTAGTAAGAAGTTTGAGGATGTGTCCAGCAGTTTTGCACAGGAAGGCACCGATGCCCACGCCCTAGCACAATACAAGATTGAAAAGCTCCTGGGGATTAGCACAAAAGACCCGACTGAGTCGTTAAGCTTCTACGACGAGGAAATGAAAAGCCACGCGGAAGACTACGCATACTTCGTACTTGAACAGGTTGAAAAAGCAAAAGAAACCTGCGCCGATCCTCAAGTACTGATTGAGCAGAAGCTCGATTTCTCAAGATACGTCCCGGAAGGTTACGGGCATGTTGACTGTTTGATTATCGCAGACGGCACTCTAACCGTAATTGACTATAAATATGGGCTCGGGATCAAGGTTTCATCGGAAAGAAATCCGCAAATGTTCTGTTATGCACTTGGCGGTCTGGCTCTTTTCGATGGTATTTACGACATTGAAAATGTTAACCTGGTCATCTATCAGCCGCGTAGAGAAAACATTAGTGAGTACAGCATTTCTAAAAGCGAACTCATCCAGTGGGCTGAGGAAGTCTTGTCTCCTACCGCTCAGCTTGCTATCAAGGGCGATGGCGAATACAAAGCTGGCGAGCACTGCCAATTCTGCAAGGCCAAAGCAACATGCCGAAAGCGTGCCGAATACAATCTGGAGCTCGCAAAGTATGACTTCGAGTTGCCTGCCACTCTCGATAATGAAGAGATATCATCCATCCTTACAAAGGTAGATCAGCTGGTTTCCTGGGCTAGCGATGTCAAGGAATATGCTCTGAAGGAAGCTTTGAACGGTACCAAGTTTGAAGGTTTTAAATTAGTCGCCGGCCGTTCCAATAGGAAATACACCGACGAATCTGCAGTAGTTGATGTCGTTATTGCAGCTGGTAAAGACCCTTATGAGAAGAAGCTGCTCGGCATTACTGCTATGACAGCACTACTCGGCAAGAAGACATTTGAAGAAATTCTCGGTGGCCTAACCTTTAAGCCATCTGGGAAACCGGTCCTTGTTACCGCTGATGACAAGAGACCCGAATTCAACTCAGCATATGAAGATTTTAATGAAAATTAA
- a CDS encoding RNA polymerase sigma factor, which yields MQNRVNQETKQYYLTIEGQEVEVSEEVYRAFKRPIWAEHKRNDRQKLCQISDGKGGLKRCIEDCSKCSRTKEGNVLSLDGLEETGYSVEDRAQDIAEIVADKMLLEELFTALEELDPNSHRICELLMEGHSKREIARIMSIPQSSFEYQFKKLMASLRRRLENYI from the coding sequence ATGCAAAACAGAGTCAATCAAGAAACTAAGCAGTATTATCTAACTATCGAGGGGCAAGAGGTAGAGGTAAGCGAAGAAGTGTACAGAGCTTTTAAACGTCCAATTTGGGCGGAACACAAACGCAATGATCGGCAGAAATTATGTCAGATTAGTGACGGCAAGGGCGGCCTAAAAAGATGCATAGAAGATTGCTCCAAATGCAGTCGTACTAAGGAAGGAAATGTCCTTTCTCTAGACGGACTCGAAGAAACTGGATACAGCGTTGAGGACCGCGCACAGGATATTGCAGAGATTGTTGCAGACAAGATGCTTCTTGAAGAGCTTTTTACGGCTCTCGAAGAACTAGATCCAAACAGTCATCGCATCTGCGAACTTCTTATGGAAGGGCATTCAAAGCGAGAAATTGCAAGAATTATGTCGATACCGCAGTCAAGCTTTGAGTATCAGTTTAAAAAGCTGATGGCATCTTTAAGAAGGCGTCTGGAAAACTATATCTAA
- the istA gene encoding IS21 family transposase, which yields MKGVIIDVDIYQKIREMSTIQGMSQRAIAKTLGISRNTVKKYCDGDSVPWERKEYNRKADILTDDVLKFILHCLEEDKSENINKQQHTARRIYQRLVTEKQFAGGESTVRLAVKRIKGNIPKSFIPLEFDPGEALQIDWGEATVYLDGIKNKINLFCARLCFSCAIFVMAFKHQNEESFLEGQQKAFEFFGGIPHKTIFDNAKVAVKEGFGQYAKIQNRYKAFSAHYAFQPLFCNIASGNEKGLVENLVGFSRRNFLVPVPRIKNLSELNSLLSEKCNEYKQHMIQGREGTVGMRLFQEASYFYSLPKYSFDTSKTAIAKVNEYSTVRFDKNNYSVPATLIGQEATIKAYGNEIRIHHKSAVVASYDRIYGPGGYTSYTLEHYMPLLERKPRSVFNAKPVRQAIQRDLLEWGMKFPNANRDTVKLLRLCLDYGTDRIIGIKNQIPATVSPTIDLVRSYLDGPVSNGVISVATDISVDNVDLSAYDAKFKVAVNG from the coding sequence ATGAAAGGTGTGATCATTGACGTGGACATTTACCAAAAGATTAGAGAAATGAGTACAATCCAGGGTATGTCTCAAAGGGCTATCGCTAAAACGCTCGGCATATCTCGCAATACCGTCAAAAAATATTGTGACGGTGACAGCGTTCCATGGGAACGCAAAGAATACAATCGTAAGGCAGACATTCTGACTGACGATGTATTAAAGTTCATTCTTCATTGCCTTGAGGAAGACAAATCCGAAAATATAAACAAACAGCAGCATACTGCAAGGCGCATATATCAACGGCTTGTAACTGAAAAACAGTTTGCCGGCGGCGAGTCAACAGTAAGATTGGCTGTAAAAAGGATTAAAGGGAATATTCCCAAGTCATTTATCCCATTGGAATTCGATCCGGGGGAAGCTCTCCAAATTGATTGGGGAGAAGCCACCGTGTATCTTGACGGGATTAAAAACAAAATCAATCTCTTTTGTGCAAGGCTATGCTTCAGTTGCGCAATTTTCGTAATGGCATTCAAGCACCAGAACGAGGAATCCTTCTTGGAAGGTCAACAGAAGGCATTTGAATTCTTTGGCGGTATTCCTCATAAAACAATATTTGATAATGCTAAAGTTGCAGTAAAAGAAGGCTTTGGCCAATACGCAAAGATTCAAAACAGGTACAAGGCCTTTAGCGCCCATTATGCATTTCAACCGTTGTTTTGCAACATTGCAAGCGGAAATGAAAAGGGCCTGGTTGAAAACCTTGTAGGATTTTCAAGAAGAAACTTCCTGGTTCCTGTTCCAAGGATAAAAAACTTATCAGAGCTGAATAGTTTACTATCAGAAAAATGCAACGAGTATAAGCAGCATATGATACAAGGACGTGAGGGAACTGTCGGTATGCGGCTCTTTCAAGAAGCATCATACTTCTACTCACTTCCAAAATACAGTTTTGATACAAGCAAAACTGCGATTGCAAAAGTAAATGAATACTCCACAGTAAGGTTTGATAAAAACAATTATTCAGTTCCGGCAACACTGATAGGCCAGGAAGCCACAATAAAGGCCTATGGCAACGAAATCAGAATACATCACAAGTCTGCAGTCGTGGCATCCTATGACCGCATCTATGGTCCAGGGGGCTACACCAGCTATACTCTGGAGCACTACATGCCACTTCTGGAACGAAAGCCACGCTCCGTATTCAACGCCAAACCTGTAAGGCAGGCTATTCAGAGAGACCTGCTTGAATGGGGAATGAAATTCCCAAATGCAAACAGGGATACTGTCAAACTTCTTCGATTGTGCCTTGATTATGGCACTGACAGGATAATCGGCATTAAAAACCAAATACCTGCTACGGTAAGTCCCACAATCGACCTGGTACGAAGTTACTTGGATGGTCCTGTATCAAACGGCGTAATATCGGTTGCAACGGATATCTCAGTTGATAATGTGGACCTATCGGCTTATGATGCCAAATTCAAAGTGGCGGTGAACGGATAA
- a CDS encoding DUF2815 family protein, giving the protein MTKVVNPLKVVTGPDTRWSYVNAWEPKSINGGTPKYSVSLIIPKSDTKTIEKIKAAIEAAYHEGEGKLKGNGRTVPPLSTLKTPLRDGDMERPDDPVYANAYFMNANNSSAPGIVDADRQPIIERSEIYSGVYGRASVNFYAFNTNGNKGIACSLNNLQKIRDGEHLGGKSNAEDDFATDSDDDFLS; this is encoded by the coding sequence ATGACAAAAGTAGTTAATCCGTTAAAAGTAGTTACTGGCCCTGATACCCGTTGGAGCTATGTGAATGCATGGGAGCCTAAATCCATCAATGGCGGCACACCAAAGTATAGTGTATCTCTCATTATCCCAAAGTCCGATACTAAGACTATCGAAAAAATTAAAGCTGCAATTGAAGCGGCCTACCATGAAGGTGAAGGCAAGCTTAAAGGCAATGGGCGTACTGTACCGCCTCTTTCAACCCTTAAGACACCTCTTCGCGACGGCGATATGGAACGTCCAGACGATCCAGTTTATGCAAATGCATATTTTATGAACGCCAACAACAGCTCTGCTCCTGGCATCGTTGACGCAGATCGTCAGCCTATCATCGAACGTTCTGAGATTTATTCCGGTGTTTATGGCCGCGCTAGTGTTAACTTCTACGCCTTCAACACCAACGGAAATAAAGGAATCGCATGTTCCCTCAACAATCTTCAAAAGATCCGTGATGGTGAGCATCTTGGCGGTAAGTCTAACGCAGAAGACGACTTTGCCACAGATTCTGACGACGACTTTCTTTCCTAA
- the ltrA gene encoding group II intron reverse transcriptase/maturase, producing the protein MSKPYKIPKKVVLEAYKRVKANKGSAGIDGITFEVFDENLEKNLYKIWNRMSSGSYIPAPVLAVEIPKKTGGTRRLGIPTITDRIAQMVARMIVEPKVEPIFHEDSYGYRPNKSALEAVGRARERSWKYDYVIELDVKGLFDNIDHELLMRVVEKHVDEKWAKLYIKRWLEAPFTTKEGQHIARKAGTPQGGVISPVLANMFLHYAFDRWMERNYPKCPFERYADDAVIHCQTPTQAKQLKQALTERMLECRLELHPEKTRIAYCHDKDRKENYPVRSFDFLGYTFKAMNIKCRDGILRYNFIASVSKTSCKSFRDKIKALEIHKRTGSSINIIAEIINPIVRGWMNYFSKYNPSAMKYSLDCVDRRLVKWAMCKFKHFRGHRRRAEKWLSEVKSREPGLFAHWKLRYIS; encoded by the coding sequence ATGAGCAAACCGTACAAAATACCGAAGAAAGTAGTACTTGAGGCATATAAAAGAGTGAAGGCAAACAAGGGAAGTGCCGGGATAGATGGCATAACCTTTGAGGTCTTTGATGAAAATCTCGAAAAGAACTTATACAAGATATGGAATAGGATGAGCTCAGGAAGCTACATTCCCGCCCCGGTTTTGGCAGTTGAAATACCTAAAAAGACCGGAGGGACAAGGCGACTGGGCATACCTACCATCACCGACCGAATAGCGCAAATGGTAGCAAGAATGATTGTCGAGCCTAAGGTTGAACCCATTTTTCACGAGGACTCATACGGATACAGGCCAAACAAATCTGCATTAGAAGCAGTGGGAAGAGCCCGTGAGCGAAGCTGGAAGTACGACTACGTGATAGAACTGGATGTGAAGGGTCTGTTCGATAATATCGACCATGAACTTCTCATGCGCGTGGTAGAAAAGCACGTGGATGAAAAGTGGGCCAAGCTCTATATAAAGAGATGGCTCGAAGCCCCTTTCACAACTAAAGAAGGACAACACATAGCTCGGAAAGCCGGAACCCCTCAAGGTGGCGTTATCAGCCCTGTGTTGGCGAACATGTTCCTACACTATGCGTTTGACCGTTGGATGGAAAGGAATTATCCGAAATGTCCTTTTGAGAGATACGCCGATGATGCCGTTATTCATTGTCAAACGCCTACACAAGCCAAACAGCTGAAGCAAGCGCTGACGGAAAGAATGTTGGAATGTCGATTGGAACTTCATCCCGAAAAGACTCGGATTGCTTACTGTCACGATAAAGACAGGAAGGAAAACTATCCAGTCAGAAGCTTTGATTTTCTCGGATACACATTTAAAGCGATGAATATCAAGTGCAGGGACGGAATTCTAAGGTATAACTTCATCGCATCCGTAAGCAAAACGTCTTGTAAGAGCTTTAGAGATAAAATCAAGGCCTTGGAAATTCACAAAAGAACTGGGAGTTCCATAAACATCATAGCTGAAATCATAAACCCGATAGTGAGGGGATGGATGAACTATTTCAGCAAGTACAATCCGTCAGCCATGAAATACTCCCTGGACTGCGTAGATAGAAGACTCGTAAAGTGGGCGATGTGTAAGTTCAAACACTTTAGGGGACATAGAAGACGGGCAGAAAAATGGCTCTCTGAGGTTAAAAGCAGAGAGCCGGGACTATTCGCACATTGGAAACTTCGGTATATCAGTTAA
- a CDS encoding DUF7768 domain-containing protein — MNELMRCKYGTGGVDKKNSEGYPDPTAYEALTNIKKEEKAFKPIVYICSPYAGDIERNTERAKMYSRFAVFERNAIAFAPHLLLPLYLSDVDPEERELALFMDLVFLGKCNELWVFGENITNGMQREINKAKKRHMTIRYFTEDMEEVESCN, encoded by the coding sequence ATGAACGAACTGATGAGATGCAAATACGGTACTGGCGGAGTGGACAAGAAAAACAGCGAGGGCTATCCCGACCCTACCGCATACGAAGCGCTGACAAACATTAAAAAAGAAGAAAAAGCATTCAAACCAATCGTGTATATCTGCTCACCTTATGCGGGTGATATAGAGAGAAATACAGAAAGAGCTAAGATGTATAGTCGATTCGCTGTTTTCGAGAGAAATGCCATTGCCTTCGCGCCACACCTGCTTTTACCTTTATACCTTTCAGATGTTGATCCGGAAGAACGTGAGCTTGCACTGTTCATGGATCTAGTCTTTTTAGGTAAATGTAATGAGCTGTGGGTCTTTGGCGAGAATATCACGAATGGCATGCAACGCGAGATTAATAAAGCCAAGAAGCGCCACATGACTATTCGCTATTTTACCGAGGACATGGAGGAGGTTGAATCATGCAATTAA
- a CDS encoding type I restriction endonuclease subunit R, EcoR124 family, with amino-acid sequence MEKAKASSQQEAMSDPKKKKMFLKYMDSSQVKMYGELVDGKWISGIEDYIPKEQYQTPEYKMGIITDIKKKWPLYSRDRQFHAIFATSSIPEAVEYYRLMVKEMPELKITAMFDPSIDNEGGGSLEKEDGIVEILEAYNDKFAQSFSIASYDKFRKDVSLRLAHKKPYEYLNKDDQVDILIVVNQMLTGFDSKWVNTLYLDKVMEYENLIQAFSRTNRLYDMAEKPFGIIKYYRRPNTMEKNIEAAVKAYSGDVPTGLFVDKLPNNLRHMNTLYLGIEQLFKNAGIESFEKLPEDSATIAKFAKDFKLFVTHLEAALIQGFVWSKKLYPDENQVEDPIEVALDEMTYLTLLGRYKELSRGGGGDRGGDVPYEVDIHITEYDTGKIDANYMNSNFDKYVKLIQGDTDPEIVAAALKELHRSFSMLSQEEQRYAERFVHAVETGKANLVPGKTFRQYIADYMKADEYARINRVVTRLGCSFNLLRELLERKVNSSTLDNYGKFTELKNSINKIKAREFFKLVLRNEYVELRLPLYCEEYLRFFLLSGGQDQYLNVSNEEMPTQPKDKGSELNASIAGVVLTEKDYVGKKIVSTVKSKTLTNWYSESKAVASIVKTDCFAYVDNKVCLASSQYIQRTGDGNLELTEYAKDHEEECFLQFIVDENDGKLHYVKLPAAKADVTFNYYDEISEELLTQYGLVNEMSKEMLKAIGESEFGEALTKLMDKRICNYSGRLLKSVTGLDIRTISNMKKGKNLTKLNVISACLGIHIPYRVSDRMLQLADLSLNMTSPGKLGADNETYDMLLHLKWATDYGDVYDELKVQSLDYLIHQPPL; translated from the coding sequence TTGGAAAAAGCAAAAGCATCTTCTCAGCAGGAAGCCATGAGTGACCCTAAAAAAAAGAAAATGTTTCTTAAATACATGGATTCATCACAGGTGAAAATGTATGGAGAGCTTGTTGATGGTAAATGGATAAGTGGTATTGAGGATTACATTCCCAAAGAGCAGTATCAGACACCTGAATATAAAATGGGAATTATTACGGATATTAAAAAGAAATGGCCCTTGTACAGCCGAGACAGACAATTTCACGCTATTTTTGCGACCAGCAGTATTCCAGAAGCGGTAGAGTATTATCGTTTGATGGTAAAGGAAATGCCGGAACTAAAGATTACGGCTATGTTCGATCCGTCTATTGATAATGAGGGTGGAGGCTCTCTTGAAAAGGAAGACGGTATTGTGGAAATATTGGAGGCCTATAACGACAAGTTCGCTCAATCTTTTTCCATTGCCTCTTACGATAAATTTCGTAAAGACGTTAGTTTGCGCTTAGCTCATAAAAAACCGTATGAATACTTGAATAAAGATGATCAAGTTGATATTTTGATTGTTGTAAATCAAATGTTAACTGGCTTTGATTCTAAATGGGTGAATACGTTATATCTGGATAAAGTCATGGAATATGAGAATCTTATTCAGGCATTTTCAAGAACCAATCGTCTTTATGATATGGCAGAGAAACCGTTCGGAATTATTAAATACTACCGACGTCCTAACACAATGGAGAAAAATATTGAAGCAGCGGTAAAAGCTTATTCAGGAGATGTTCCTACTGGTCTTTTTGTAGACAAGCTCCCAAACAACCTCAGACATATGAATACTCTATATTTGGGTATTGAGCAACTCTTTAAAAATGCTGGTATTGAAAGCTTTGAAAAGTTACCAGAGGATTCTGCTACAATAGCAAAATTTGCTAAAGATTTCAAATTGTTTGTAACGCATCTGGAAGCTGCGTTGATTCAGGGATTTGTATGGTCTAAAAAATTATATCCAGACGAGAATCAGGTTGAGGATCCTATAGAAGTAGCCCTTGATGAGATGACTTATTTGACCCTCCTTGGCAGATACAAAGAACTTTCAAGAGGCGGTGGAGGAGACCGAGGCGGAGATGTTCCATATGAGGTGGATATTCATATCACTGAATATGATACTGGAAAAATTGATGCGAACTATATGAATTCTAACTTTGACAAGTATGTCAAATTGATACAGGGCGATACTGATCCTGAAATTGTGGCTGCGGCATTAAAAGAACTACATAGATCTTTTTCCATGTTATCTCAAGAAGAACAACGCTATGCTGAACGATTTGTACATGCTGTAGAGACTGGAAAAGCTAATTTAGTTCCTGGAAAAACTTTCAGACAGTATATTGCAGATTACATGAAGGCAGACGAATATGCCAGAATTAATCGTGTTGTTACGCGACTTGGTTGTAGCTTTAATCTTCTTCGTGAATTGTTAGAGAGAAAAGTTAATAGTAGCACTCTTGATAATTATGGTAAATTCACAGAACTTAAAAATTCGATAAATAAGATTAAAGCTAGAGAGTTTTTTAAGCTTGTTCTCAGAAACGAGTATGTTGAACTTAGATTACCATTATATTGTGAAGAGTATCTACGTTTCTTCTTGCTAAGTGGAGGACAAGATCAATACCTAAATGTGAGTAACGAAGAAATGCCTACTCAGCCAAAGGATAAGGGATCAGAATTGAATGCATCAATTGCTGGTGTTGTCCTCACGGAAAAAGATTATGTTGGGAAAAAAATAGTTTCAACGGTAAAAAGTAAAACGCTGACCAACTGGTACTCTGAAAGTAAAGCAGTAGCAAGCATAGTAAAAACTGATTGTTTTGCCTATGTGGACAATAAGGTTTGTCTAGCATCTTCTCAGTATATTCAACGAACTGGCGATGGGAACCTTGAATTAACTGAGTATGCAAAAGATCATGAGGAAGAATGTTTCCTACAATTCATAGTGGATGAAAATGATGGAAAATTGCACTATGTGAAACTTCCCGCAGCAAAAGCGGATGTGACTTTCAATTACTATGATGAGATAAGTGAAGAATTACTTACACAATATGGACTGGTGAATGAAATGTCTAAAGAAATGCTGAAAGCTATTGGTGAATCAGAGTTTGGAGAGGCATTGACAAAACTTATGGACAAACGTATTTGTAATTATTCGGGTAGATTGTTGAAAAGTGTAACTGGATTGGACATCAGAACCATCAGTAATATGAAAAAAGGTAAAAACCTTACTAAGCTAAATGTTATTTCTGCTTGTCTCGGAATTCATATTCCATATAGGGTAAGTGACCGAATGTTGCAATTAGCAGATCTAAGTTTAAATATGACTTCGCCTGGTAAACTAGGTGCAGATAATGAAACTTATGATATGTTGCTACATCTTAAATGGGCTACTGATTACGGGGATGTGTATGATGAACTTAAAGTGCAAAGTTTAGACTATCTTATTCACCAGCCACCACTATAA